A genomic stretch from Lathyrus oleraceus cultivar Zhongwan6 chromosome 2, CAAS_Psat_ZW6_1.0, whole genome shotgun sequence includes:
- the LOC127118713 gene encoding tyrosine-protein phosphatase DSP5 gives MEALKILLDVRNHPVLIHCKRGKHRTGCVVGCFRKMQNWCLSSVFEEYQRYAGAKSRTADLTFIEMFDIINLRQCLYSIIYQYQGASKKRRLMYQGETTQKPPRLTSF, from the exons ATGGAGGCTTTGAAAATTTtacttg ATGTGAGAAATCACCCTGTTTTGATTCATTGCAAACGAGGAAAG CATAGAACAGGTTGTGTAGTTGGTTGCTTCAGAAAGATGCAGAACTGGTGTCTGTCTTCTGTGTTTGAGGAGTACCAGCGCTATGCTGGTGCTAAATCCAGGACAGCGGATTTAACATTTATAGAGATGTTTGACATCATAAATCTTAGGCAGTGCCTCTACAGCATCATCTACCAGTATCAAGGTGCTTCAAAGAAGCGCAGATTGATGTATCAAGGCGAGACTACGCAGAAGCCACCCCGTTTGACATCGTTTTAG